One part of the Eptesicus fuscus isolate TK198812 chromosome 20, DD_ASM_mEF_20220401, whole genome shotgun sequence genome encodes these proteins:
- the TRPV1 gene encoding transient receptor potential cation channel subfamily V member 1, with protein sequence MKKWGSSDSGESEDLPQEDSRPNPLEGDPNSRPAPAKPSIFPTAKSRSRLFGKCDSEEASPMDCSYEEGQPASCPAITVSPVVVIQKTGDGPTCARQSSQDSVPAGTERKLKLYDRRKIFEAVAQNNCEELESLLLFLQKSKKHLMDSEFKDPETGKTCLLKAMLNLHDGQNSTIPLLLEIARQTDSLTELVNASYTDSYYKGQTALHIAIERRNMALVTLLVENGADVQAAANGDFFKKTKGRPGFYFGELPLSLAACTNQLGIVKFLLQNSWQPADISARDSVGNTVLHALVEVADNTADNTKFVTSMYNEILILGAKLHPTLKLEELTNKKGLTPLALAASSGKIGVLAYILQREIQEPECRHLSRKFTEWAYGPVHSSLYDLSCIDTCEKNSVLEVIAYSSSETPNRHDMLLVEPLNRLLQDKWDRFVKRIFYFNFFVYCLYMIIFTTAAYYRPVDGLPPFKLRYTVGDYFRVTGEILSVSGGVYFFFRGIQYFLQRRPSLKSLFVDSYSEILFFVQSLFMLATVVLYFCRRKEYVASMVFSLAMGWTNMLYYTRGFQQMGIYAVMIEKMILRDLCRFMFVYLVFLFGFSTAVVTLIEDGKNDSVAETSSHRWRGPGCRPPDSSYNSLYSTCLELFKFTIGMGDLEFTENYDFKAVFIILLLAYVILTYILLLNMLIALMGETVNKIAQESKNIWKLQRAITILDTEKSFLKCMRKAFRSGKLLQVGYTPDGKDDYRWCFRVDEVNWTTWNTNVGIINEDPGNCEGIKRTLSFSLRSGRVSGRNWKNFALVPLLRDASTRERQPAQHEEVHLRHFAGSLKPEDAEVFKDPAVLGGK encoded by the exons ATGAAGAAATGGGGGAGCTCAGACTCAGGGGAGTCTGAGGACCTGCCACAAGAAGACTCCCGCCCAAACCCCCTGGAGGGAGACCCCAACTCCAGGCCAGCTCCGGCCAAGCCCAGCATCTTCCCCACAGCCAAGAGCCGCAGCCGGCTCTTTGGGAAGTGTGACTCGGAGGAGGCCTCTCCTATGGACTGCTCTTACGAGGAAGGGCAGCCAGCCTCCTGCCCGGCCATCACAGTCAGTCCTGTTGTCGTCATCCAGAAGACTGGGGATGGCCCCACCTGTGCCAG GCAGTCATCCCAGGACTCCGTCCCAGCTGGCACCGAGAGGAAGCTCAAGCTCTACGACCGCAGGAAGATCTTTGAAGCTGTCGCCCAGAATAACTGCGAGGAGCTGGAGAGCCTGCTGCTCTTCCTGCAGAAGAGCAAGAAGCACCTTATGGACAGCGAGTTCAAAG ACCCAGAGACGGGGAAGACCTGTCTGCTGAAGGCCATGCTCAACCTGCACGACGGGCAGAATAGCACCATCCCCCTGCTCCTGGAGATTGCCCGGCAGACGGACAGCCTGACGGAGCTGGTCAACGCCAGCTACACAGACAGCTACTACAAgg GCCAGACAGCGCTGCACATCGCCATCGAGAGGCGGAACATGGCACTGGTGACGCTCCTGGTGGAGAACGGGGCGGACGTGCAGGCTGCGGCCAATggggacttctttaagaaaacCAAAGGGCGGCCTGGCTTCTACTTCG GCGagctgcccctctccctggccgcgtGCACCAACCAGCTGGGCATCGTGAAGTTCCTGCTGCAGAACTCCTGGCAGCCGGCAGACATCAGTGCCCGGGACTCGGTGGGCAACACGGTGCTGCACGCGCTGGTGGAAGTGGCCGACAACACGGCCGACAATACCAAGTTTGTGACGAGCATGTACAATGAGATTCTGATCCTGGGGGCCAAGCTCCACCCGACGCTGAAGCTGGAGGAGCTCACCAACAAGAAGGGGCTGACGCCACTGGCCCTGGCCGCCAGCAGCGGGAAGATTGGG GTCTTGGCCTATATTCTCCAGagggagatccaggagccagagTGCAGGCACCTGTCACGGAAGTTCACCGAGTGGGCCTACGGGCCCGTGCACTCCTCCCTCTATGACCTGTCCTGCATCGACACCTGCGAGAAGAACTCGGTGCTGGAGGTGATCGCCTACAGCAGCAGTGAGACCCCT AATCGCCACGACATGCTCTTGGTGGAGCCGCTGAACCGACTCCTGCAGGACAAGTGGGACAGATTTGTCAAGCGCATCTTCTACTTCAACTTTTTCGTCTACTGCTTGTACATGATCATCTTCACCACGGCCGCCTACTACAGGCCTGTGGACGGCTTG CCTCCCTTTAAGCTGCGATACACTGTTGGCGACTATTTCCGAGTCACTGGAGAGATTCTTTCTGTATCAGGGGGAGTCTACTTTTTTTTCCGAGGG ATTCAGTATTTCCTGCAGAGGCGGCCATCACTGAAGTCCCTGTTTGTGGACAGCTACAGTGAGATACTCTT CTTTGTGCAGTCACTGTTCATGCTGGCGACTGTGGTGCTGTACTTCTGCCGTCGCAAGGAGTACGTGGCCTCCATGGTGTTCTCCTTGGCCATGGGCTGGACCAACATGCTCTACTACACCCGTGGCTTCCAGCAGATGGGCATCTATGCCGTCATGATTGAGAAG ATGATCCTGAGAGACCTGTGTCGCTTCATGTTTGTCTACCTTGTTTTCTTGTTCGGGTTTTCCACAG CGGTGGTGACACTGATTGAAGACGGAAAGAACGACTCTGTGGCTGAGACCTCATCGCACAGGTGGCGGGGGCCTGGCTGCCGGCCGCCCGACAGCTCCTACAACAGCCTGTACTCCACATGTCTGGAGCTGTTCAAGTTCACCATCGGGATGGGCGACCTGGAATTCACCGAGAACTACGACTTCAAGGCCGTCTTCATCATCCTGCTGCTGGCCTACGTGATTCTCACCTACATCCTCCTGCTCAACATGCTCATCGCCCTCATGGGGGAGACTGTCAACAAGATCGCGCAGGAGAGCAAGAACATCTGGAAGCTGCAG AGAGCCATCACCATCCTGGACACGGAGAAGAGCTTCCTTAAGTGTATGCGGAAGGCCTTCCGCTCAGGCAAGCTGCTGCAGGTGGGGTACACGCCTGACGGCAAGGATGACTACAGGTGGTGTTTCAG GGTGGATGAGGTGAACTGGACCACCTGGAACACCAACGTGGGCATCATCAATGAAGACCCGGGCAACTGCGAGGGCATCAAGCGCACCCTGAGCTTCTCCCTG